One Desmodus rotundus isolate HL8 chromosome 10, HLdesRot8A.1, whole genome shotgun sequence genomic window, GGCCTCGCCGCTGGAAGACGCTGTGGTCCTTCTGGTCCAGCACGATGATGACGTCCCCGGGCTCCAGCTCGGGTTCTTGGTCGCCTTCTCCGTGGAACATGATCTTCTGCCCGTCTTTCATGCCTACAATACATTGTCCCTTTTTGATGAGCCGTTTCTCTCAGAAACCACACTTTGTACGGAGCACTGAGGGGAGCCCCTGTGCAGCCTCACCTTTCTCAACATGCACCTCGATGATCTTCTTCTCCCGGATCACCTTGGCGCCATCACAGCTCTCACAGCGGTCCTTGGGGTTGATGCGCTCGCCCTGGCCCTTGCACTCGATGCACACGGTCTGGATCTGCTGCACCATGCCCGGCCCAATCTGCTGGATGTGCACCTGCATCCCGCGGCCCTTGCACAGCGGGCACTTCTCCACGGAGCCCTTCTTCCCACCGACACCTGCGGACAGGGTGGGGGGACAGACAAGAGCTCAGCTCTTCCCTGAGAGGCATGGCTGCTGCAGGACAGCCATGGGGAATGAACCACTACTTGGACTATTTATAAAGATGACTAGCAAGGTGTATGTGGCTGGGTGGTTCTCGCTGAGACGACGGGAAGATGTTAATATGGTATCTCCACCGTTTGTGGTGTTGCTGGTGCCAAGCCAAATTCAGTACTAAAGCTCCGTCAGCTGTGGTTTCTTCCACCCCAGGGTGGAAAAACACCCATGGCACAGGCGACCGAGTAGGGTGGGCTGCAGAAGAGCAGAGAACACAGCCCCGTCATGGGGTGGGGCGGCCACCTGGCTCAGCCCGTTCTCTGTGGGACTACGTGGACCTGACTGTTCTTCAgaagtcagatttttaaaattgcataaatCACATGTACATTTAAGTCAAGGATCCATAAATTACAGCCAGCAGATTGTGtctgtaaataaagctttattggaacacaagcACATCCGTTTGTTTctgtattgtctgtggctgtgtCTGCACTGAGCTGAATAGTGGTGACAGGGACCACgtgacccacaaagcctaaaatatgtactatctggccctttaccaAAAACGTTTGCTGACTCCTAGGTTGGGTGaactgtcttatttttaaatttttagaataattgtcatatattaaataaatactcaGCCGACACAAAAATATACACACGAAACACATTTGCTGCTCAGGTCTGCGGCTGGCAGTCTGAGTCTGCGCTCCCTCTGAGAAGGCCGTTGCATTCTTTTCCTGAATTACAAAACACTCAGAGTCGTTTCCAGATACAACAGATCAGAACTTTGACAGTCACTGAGAAATCGGTTTTTACCTTCACATTtctcacaaattatatttttctgcagGGCCAATTTCTTTGTGACTCCATTATATAAATCTTCAAGAGTTACCGACAACTGATGGACGACATTCTTGCCTTACcaaggggggaagaaaaagcgATTAGTAACATGAGTAAACATACCACGGTATCAAATGCCGCCCATATGACCCTTGTGTGAAGTCTCTCCAGAGGCTCAGGCCTGGGCCCGTGccgctgtcccctcccccgcccactccTCTGGCTCTCTGCCAAGGATGACAATAATACCCTTCTAGCTAGGAGCTAATTAATCATTTATAGACTCCAACACGGAGACTTTCCGTCTTTATGACCAAACCAAATCTGAGGACAGCGATGGCGGAGAGAACCTAGAGCGACACTACGATGAAATTGGTTGCCTAGGTTCTCCCTGCGAAAGGAGCCCTTTGCTCACAGCGCGGTGCGTGAAACTTCCTTCAGCCTCACGCACTTGACTCTTTGAGCCCGCCTATAATCTGTGTCCAAGTGGGAACATTTTTGTCTGCGCAAGCAGGACAGTGGGCCTTTTGTCTTCAGGGTGGCCGTCCGTCTGTGCTGGCGCAGTGCCCGCCTGCCCAGGCCCGGAGCACTGGGGCCCTCGCTGCTGCTCGCAGCCCCTGAGACAAGCCGTCCTTGTTTACAGGCTGTCAGCTTGGAGAGATGACTGAATTAAGGGCAAGAAGTCGTTCCTCTCAAGACAGTGAGAGAGAGCTGGGCAAGATATGCCCAAGGTTTTAATCACATCCACATCGTCCGGTCTATGGGCAGGCCGCACACCCAGGCAACAGGGCAAGGACTTTTCCCTAAAAAGCACTGCGATTTTCAGCATACAGTTCACAGAATCGCCAGTCAAGCTTTTTGAAGCTCAAAGTCAACTATAATGTGAGAACCAGTGCAGCCTTGTTTAGGGGCCTCTTGTTGACCGCCCACCACCCTTCGTAAACCCCGAGGCAGAGcttttttgttctgcttttgtcAGGGCGGTAATATTGGTTATCCGCCTGGTACGAGGTCCTAAGCACCTTATCAACAGTACACTGAGCAGGAATGGGGGCTATGAGAGATCACCAGTAACAGTCACAGGGGACAGCCTGTAGCTTGGCAGGAGGTCAGAGGCAGAAAAATTAGGAGGAGCGAACCCCGGAACTCAAAAACAACAGCCTAGGGCCATTCAGCTCAGGACTAGATCCTTCACTCATTTCATGGGCATCAGACTGCTAATCTCAATGCATTCTGAAGGGGGAGGCGCTTTTACTGAGATGTTTAAACATAAAAGGGTAGATTTTGTTGCCTAGAAAGTATCCTGAGCAGGCTGAGAAAAGGGGGCCACCCTGCACACAGCGGAGCACCCacccagggcagaggtggggggggcAGAGTGTGGGCACAGAGTGTGGGCACTTGGCAGTGACGTCACTGCCAACCCCAGGGGGGGCCACCAGGCCTCTCAGGACTCTCAGGAGCTTGACCCCAATGACAGAAGAAGAGAGCAAGATGAACCtgaccttcctccttcctccgcACCCCTCCACCTGCTCCTGTACACGTGGTATTTAGAGGGTGGCAGCTTACTGCTAGATGTGCTAAGAGATCCCAGGAAGCCTGGATGCTAGACGACGGACGAAGTAGTTAAAACTAATGGTCCCAAATCATGACAATTATACCCTCTTAAGACACGATTTGTCCCGATTCCAATAATGAACAATTTGGAAACTATGCAACCTGCGTAAGGTCTTTGAAAGCACttacctcttctctctctggccaTCCTCCCTCCGCCTCCAAAGAACATGTCGAAGATGTCCATGGGGGAGGAGAAGCTGGGGCTGCCCAAGCCCCCCTCCTTGATCGCCTGCTCACCGCCCTGGTCATAAATCTCCCTTTTCTTTGGATCTGAAAGCACTTCATATGCCTGGGATATGAgcttaaactttaaaagaaaaaaaaaaaaagagcaattaaAAAGAGAtaaggtgccctggccaggtagctcagttggttagagcatcgtcctgatacaccgaGGTTACAGATTcgatctcaggtcagggcacatacaagcagcagCCAGCGAATGCATCAATGAGTGGTACAACATATcaatcctttttctctctctctctcccccttcctctctctttctctacaaatcaatcaatcagtaaCATTTTAAACGAGGTAAGCTTTGGGTTGTGTTATTAAGCAAACCCACCATATGAATGCAATGTTGGCGGTATTCTGCACCCAACTCCCCAAATTAACTGGTCTGACCGTTATCTGGAACTCGATTTTTCCATTTACTCCCCTTGTAAGGTGGGAGACACGCGACAAACATTATTACGGGACTAGAGGCAGGCGGGGCCCCTGCAGAGAAATAAGGGACGGCAGTGGGAAGGAAAGTATCCCCTACTCAGGTGGCACCAGACAGGAAAGTCATATGGAACTAGGAGGCAGTAAGCCCAGGCCAGGACTTCACCTACAACCGGAGCCAGCCCAGGACTCCTAAGGATTGCTTTACAGGGTTACGAGCATGAAATCCAACTATAGACACCTTGTGAGCGCCTGTCCGCCGCAGGTTGCAAGCAGTGTGTGCAAACCTACACTTTCCC contains:
- the DNAJA4 gene encoding dnaJ homolog subfamily A member 4, which produces MVKETEYYDILGVKPSAAPEEIKKAYRKLALKYHPDKNPDEGEKFKLISQAYEVLSDPKKREIYDQGGEQAIKEGGLGSPSFSSPMDIFDMFFGGGGRMARERRGKNVVHQLSVTLEDLYNGVTKKLALQKNIICEKCEGVGGKKGSVEKCPLCKGRGMQVHIQQIGPGMVQQIQTVCIECKGQGERINPKDRCESCDGAKVIREKKIIEVHVEKGMKDGQKIMFHGEGDQEPELEPGDVIIVLDQKDHSVFQRRGHDLVMKMKIQLSEALCGFKKTIQTLDDRVLVITSQSGDVVKHGDLKCVRNEGMPVYKAPLEKGSLIIQFLVIFPEKHWLPPDRLSQLEALLPPRQKVRVTEDMDQVELQEFDPNDQSWRQHREAYEEDDDGPRAGVQCQTA